The following are encoded in a window of Candidatus Bathyarchaeum sp. genomic DNA:
- a CDS encoding deoxyribonuclease IV: protein MKIGFHVSISGSVDLAVDRAINLGCTTFQIFTRSPRQWYSAKLDPEIAQSFSDKVKKHNLQPVFAHMPYLPNLASPKDDVYERSVKTLSSELKRCEQLEIPYLVTHLGSHLGKGKEIGFERLINGINKVLSDTNGKVTLLLENTAGTKNSMGNTFEDVQTIIDQLTDQEFVGVCFDTSHAFAAGYDLRTKETVQETIDRIEETVGFEKVKLVHLNDSKGDLNSRIDRHDHIGLGKIGEDGFRNILASELGDLPLIMETPIDERRDDVGNLKKLKELYRKK, encoded by the coding sequence TTGAAGATTGGTTTTCATGTTTCTATTTCTGGCTCTGTTGACTTGGCAGTGGACAGGGCGATAAATCTTGGTTGCACTACTTTTCAGATTTTTACTCGAAGCCCAAGGCAATGGTATTCCGCAAAACTTGACCCAGAAATTGCCCAAAGTTTTTCTGACAAAGTAAAAAAACACAATTTGCAACCTGTTTTTGCTCATATGCCGTATCTTCCAAATTTAGCATCTCCCAAGGATGACGTTTACGAAAGATCTGTTAAGACACTTAGTTCAGAACTCAAAAGATGTGAACAATTAGAAATACCGTATTTAGTTACCCATTTAGGCAGCCACCTTGGAAAAGGAAAAGAAATTGGTTTTGAACGGTTAATCAATGGAATCAATAAAGTCCTGAGCGACACTAACGGAAAAGTGACGTTGCTGTTAGAAAATACTGCAGGAACAAAAAACAGCATGGGAAACACCTTTGAAGACGTTCAGACCATTATCGACCAGCTAACCGATCAAGAATTTGTTGGAGTGTGTTTCGATACCAGTCATGCTTTTGCCGCGGGATATGATTTGCGAACAAAAGAAACTGTTCAAGAAACAATAGACCGTATCGAAGAAACTGTTGGATTTGAAAAAGTTAAACTAGTTCATCTTAATGACTCAAAGGGAGACCTTAATTCAAGAATCGACCGTCATGACCACATTGGATTAGGAAAAATCGGAGAAGACGGATTTAGAAACATACTCGCCAGCGAGTTAGGAGACCTACCGTTAATAATGGAAACCCCAATAGACGAAAGGCGTGACGACGTGGGAAATCTAAAAAAACTCAAAGAACTTTACAGAAAAAAATAA
- a CDS encoding PKD domain-containing protein, translated as MRKTKGIVLTLLVCSMMTLGTFTCTTFAAENSPTVWVTVHRIQAIETSEYDSRWKYSITVDDQVTSPVTQEFTDEQTGDDITINNKESFEVENQDVYIILTVLRKQNGDYRTADISSLGKTFDCTYNLATNEVGGEESDETEDGYYVISGEDDGTLTENDATVWFTITDNYDAPVAHAGSDQRVGVDEQVIFDASKSTASEGSSIVKYAWDFNDDGSIDSNKQGPSYTFTQNGNYTCKLTVTDSLGATSEDTCIIQVTNKIPIAQFTFNPENPSIHDPINLTDQSYDKDGTITAWIWEFGDGTNSTEQNPTHTFNEKKEWKITLTVTDNEGAKNSTIQTVIMSNLEPEACFGCNTTRFEIDTKIQFLDNSTDPENKVTSWFWDFGDGNSSDVQSPIHTYTELGDYNVTLTIRDDENATNTYTMAISVVEHDDGSAILWILAIAAIVVAAVVLVGLFWRSRKQKSFPEMFTGSKDPAI; from the coding sequence ATGAGAAAAACAAAAGGAATCGTACTAACATTACTAGTTTGCAGCATGATGACTTTAGGAACATTCACCTGCACCACATTTGCAGCTGAAAATTCCCCAACAGTGTGGGTTACAGTTCATAGAATCCAAGCAATAGAAACTAGCGAATATGATAGTCGTTGGAAATACAGCATCACAGTAGATGACCAAGTAACTAGCCCCGTGACACAAGAGTTTACAGACGAACAAACTGGTGATGACATTACAATTAACAACAAAGAATCCTTCGAAGTGGAAAATCAAGATGTGTATATCATTTTAACAGTACTAAGAAAGCAAAATGGAGACTACCGAACAGCCGACATCAGTAGTTTAGGAAAAACTTTTGATTGCACATACAATCTTGCAACAAACGAGGTAGGCGGAGAAGAAAGTGATGAAACCGAAGACGGCTACTACGTAATCTCAGGAGAGGATGACGGAACGTTAACGGAGAATGATGCAACTGTTTGGTTTACAATTACTGACAATTACGATGCACCCGTAGCACATGCAGGCAGTGACCAAAGAGTTGGCGTTGATGAGCAAGTTATTTTTGACGCTTCAAAGTCCACCGCATCAGAAGGGTCATCCATTGTCAAATATGCATGGGACTTTAATGATGATGGCAGCATTGACTCAAACAAACAAGGACCATCATATACATTCACCCAGAATGGAAACTACACCTGCAAATTGACTGTGACTGACAGCCTCGGAGCTACGTCAGAAGACACATGCATTATTCAAGTTACAAATAAAATCCCAATAGCCCAGTTCACGTTTAACCCTGAAAACCCGAGCATCCATGACCCAATCAACCTCACAGACCAATCATACGACAAAGACGGAACAATAACTGCATGGATATGGGAATTTGGAGATGGAACAAACTCCACAGAACAAAATCCAACCCACACCTTCAACGAAAAGAAAGAATGGAAGATAACTCTAACAGTAACAGACAATGAAGGAGCCAAAAACTCAACTATTCAAACAGTAATCATGAGCAATCTAGAACCGGAAGCCTGTTTTGGATGCAACACAACAAGATTTGAAATCGACACAAAAATACAGTTCCTAGACAACTCAACAGACCCAGAAAACAAAGTTACTTCATGGTTTTGGGACTTTGGCGACGGAAACTCTTCCGATGTTCAATCTCCAATCCATACGTATACAGAGTTGGGAGATTACAACGTAACATTAACTATAAGAGATGACGAAAACGCAACAAACACTTACACAATGGCAATCTCAGTCGTTGAACATGATGACGGATCCGCTATATTGTGGATACTTGCAATTGCAGCAATTGTAGTAGCAGCAGTAGTTCTTGTGGGATTATTCTGGCGAAGTAGAAAACAGAAAAGTTTCCCAGAAATGTTTACAGGGTCAAAAGACCCTGCAATTTGA
- a CDS encoding AIR synthase related protein: MTPCSFCPKTIKTGRDVSVFEINNDQVMVVGCDSAGGIGPKPLDKVKVTGYTLGRFTARVALMEVMAVGATPVCLTDTLGVEPDPTGFEIVRGIKKAVELAQLDDSLPVIGSMEKTIEVEQTGIGITVVGLAPKNDLKIGLSKSEDLIVAIGQPSVKDEVLPAEKQGKIVDLTDVIELMTFDFVHELVPVGSHGLLHEVKVLSNDCGLSYNLDLTENEAKKSAGPATAVLVTVSKNALNQLLSAVNKPMQVIGSFYS; this comes from the coding sequence ATGACCCCCTGTTCGTTTTGTCCGAAAACCATTAAAACTGGTCGTGATGTCTCAGTTTTTGAGATCAATAATGACCAAGTTATGGTTGTTGGGTGTGATTCCGCAGGTGGAATTGGACCCAAACCTTTGGACAAAGTGAAAGTCACCGGTTACACTTTGGGTCGGTTTACTGCGCGGGTGGCTTTAATGGAAGTTATGGCTGTTGGGGCAACACCAGTTTGTTTAACCGACACTTTAGGTGTTGAACCCGATCCTACAGGATTTGAAATTGTTAGAGGAATAAAAAAAGCGGTTGAACTTGCTCAGTTAGATGATAGTTTACCTGTAATTGGAAGCATGGAAAAAACTATTGAAGTCGAGCAAACGGGCATCGGAATCACAGTTGTTGGTTTAGCCCCAAAAAATGATTTGAAAATTGGGTTGTCTAAATCTGAAGATTTGATTGTTGCAATTGGTCAACCAAGTGTAAAAGATGAAGTTTTGCCTGCAGAAAAACAGGGCAAAATTGTAGATTTAACCGACGTGATAGAGCTGATGACGTTTGATTTCGTTCATGAGCTTGTTCCTGTTGGTTCTCATGGACTGTTGCATGAAGTAAAAGTTCTGTCTAATGATTGTGGATTAAGTTACAACTTAGATTTAACTGAAAATGAAGCAAAAAAGTCTGCAGGTCCTGCAACTGCTGTTTTGGTCACGGTGTCGAAAAATGCTTTAAATCAACTTTTGAGTGCAGTTAACAAACCAATGCAAGTAATTGGCTCATTTTATTCATAA
- a CDS encoding ECF transporter S component, whose product MNEGFYLFFFLSNDQEGKLKMSTQSNSNNKKRASSALRVARISIFTALSVIGSFITPYPVISTIALDSSPGFFAALYFGAIDGLLITGLGHIVTSVINGFPLGTLHYVIAAGMAVAGGTMGLVNKLNKKWGFIPGAVVSVVINTVLSVVMVPTIGWEATIANVTVPLMLAASLNAAIAVILYVAVRNRRINI is encoded by the coding sequence ATGAACGAAGGTTTTTATCTGTTCTTTTTTCTTTCAAACGACCAAGAAGGAAAACTAAAGATGAGCACCCAATCAAATTCAAATAACAAGAAACGAGCATCAAGCGCTTTGCGCGTTGCACGAATATCAATCTTTACTGCACTTAGCGTAATTGGTTCGTTCATTACCCCTTATCCTGTCATATCAACAATTGCTCTAGACTCTAGTCCCGGCTTTTTTGCAGCACTATATTTTGGAGCAATTGACGGTTTGTTGATTACTGGACTTGGACACATAGTGACTTCAGTGATAAACGGGTTCCCCTTAGGTACCTTGCATTATGTTATTGCCGCAGGAATGGCAGTTGCTGGTGGCACAATGGGTCTAGTAAACAAATTAAACAAGAAATGGGGATTCATACCCGGCGCAGTCGTATCCGTTGTCATTAATACTGTTCTTTCAGTAGTTATGGTTCCAACGATAGGCTGGGAGGCAACAATTGCAAACGTAACTGTTCCGTTAATGTTGGCAGCTAGTTTAAACGCAGCAATTGCAGTAATACTATACGTTGCCGTTAGAAACAGAAGGATTAACATATGA
- a CDS encoding ribbon-helix-helix protein, CopG family, with protein MDVVNVRLPSNVVKDLEKLAKRHDLSRSEVIRQALIVYIHFVENVGTLLRPTIFRVKPAQISYVTRGDVSIMKMPTGHAIVVGSSSSGGVGPKPMDKIKSSGKIVGKFLARVASMDVAATGAFPVSVSVTLGVEKEPTGNQIIEGIQKEIRGLGLDPNQVLKENTEENFETIQTGAGITVVGLANEDELRLAKTVPGDLVVAIGEPKLGDEVIPAEARGEIANLKDVTALARKKYVHDIVPVGSFGIIHEAKMLAYSIGRQLKIDETTKLDLNKSAGPATVVLATVDKKKVDELQFFIRKPINVIGEIM; from the coding sequence ATGGATGTAGTTAACGTTAGGTTGCCCAGCAATGTTGTAAAAGATTTGGAAAAACTAGCAAAACGCCACGATCTGAGCAGGTCAGAAGTCATAAGACAGGCATTGATTGTTTACATCCATTTTGTGGAAAATGTTGGAACCTTACTGCGTCCAACAATATTCAGAGTCAAACCAGCTCAAATTTCCTATGTAACTAGGGGTGATGTTTCAATAATGAAAATGCCCACAGGTCATGCGATTGTTGTAGGTTCTTCTTCATCAGGGGGCGTTGGACCCAAACCTATGGACAAGATAAAAAGCAGTGGCAAAATAGTAGGGAAATTTCTAGCAAGAGTAGCATCAATGGACGTTGCAGCTACAGGGGCATTTCCTGTTTCAGTTTCAGTTACGTTGGGTGTCGAAAAAGAGCCCACGGGCAACCAAATCATAGAAGGCATACAAAAAGAAATCCGAGGACTAGGCTTAGATCCCAACCAAGTTTTGAAGGAAAATACTGAAGAAAATTTTGAAACCATCCAAACAGGTGCAGGAATAACCGTTGTAGGCTTAGCAAACGAAGATGAACTAAGGCTCGCAAAAACTGTGCCCGGAGATTTGGTTGTTGCAATTGGTGAACCCAAACTAGGAGATGAAGTTATTCCGGCAGAAGCCAGAGGAGAAATTGCAAACCTTAAAGACGTAACAGCATTAGCTAGAAAAAAATACGTTCATGATATTGTTCCGGTTGGCTCCTTTGGCATTATTCATGAAGCAAAAATGTTGGCATACAGCATTGGACGGCAATTAAAAATCGATGAAACTACAAAATTGGATTTGAACAAGTCTGCTGGACCGGCTACAGTGGTCTTAGCAACAGTAGACAAGAAAAAAGTAGATGAATTACAGTTTTTCATTAGAAAACCAATCAACGTGATCGGAGAAATAATGTAA
- a CDS encoding MFS transporter, translated as MTALAKLRDEFSFIKGNILINTITIAIILVTSAVPYTFYPKYIEGLGGNSFIVGVIGFTAYVTLALVQIPGGYLADKHGRRKLTVTMTFAISITYFLYAIAPNWQFFMFATILQNIFMIYQPALQALVADSTPPEKRGMGFSIINLLHHISIPSPIIAGILVVQFGIITGMQIGYLIVSVAFIVTAIIRTKFKETLKTTVEGNPITDVIKNIPTSIIESTKALKTESKPMLFLFGSFAIYHFAWYMCSIYLVVYATEALNIPELQWALLMSWFSIVNVATALPCGKIVDKIGRKKPLIAAWILFIPGLVAFVYGNPIIIAMCLLCFGVALILANSAYSALMADFVVREKRGKVIGSTNFFFNILSGLGQLSGGIMYEYVSPALPFFTAAILFVPCLVLTVLKVQEPTKREQ; from the coding sequence TTGACAGCTTTGGCTAAACTCAGGGATGAATTCTCGTTTATCAAAGGTAACATCTTAATTAACACAATTACTATTGCGATAATCCTTGTTACTTCAGCTGTTCCATATACTTTTTATCCAAAATACATTGAGGGCCTAGGCGGCAACTCCTTCATTGTTGGCGTAATAGGTTTTACAGCATATGTAACATTGGCTTTGGTTCAAATTCCGGGTGGCTATCTTGCAGACAAACATGGAAGACGAAAACTAACTGTAACCATGACCTTTGCAATCTCGATAACATATTTTCTGTATGCCATCGCGCCCAATTGGCAATTTTTCATGTTTGCTACAATACTACAAAACATATTCATGATTTATCAACCAGCGCTTCAAGCACTGGTAGCAGATTCTACCCCTCCAGAAAAACGGGGAATGGGGTTTTCTATCATCAACCTTTTACATCATATTTCCATTCCTTCGCCCATAATTGCAGGAATACTGGTGGTTCAGTTTGGGATAATTACTGGAATGCAAATTGGCTACCTGATTGTTAGTGTAGCATTTATCGTAACAGCAATAATTCGAACAAAATTCAAAGAAACCCTAAAAACAACAGTAGAAGGCAACCCCATAACAGATGTAATCAAAAACATTCCCACATCCATAATTGAAAGCACAAAAGCCCTCAAAACTGAATCTAAACCGATGCTGTTCCTTTTTGGAAGTTTTGCAATCTACCATTTTGCATGGTACATGTGCTCTATATACCTAGTTGTTTATGCAACAGAGGCACTAAACATTCCTGAGCTTCAATGGGCCTTACTAATGAGCTGGTTTTCCATCGTCAACGTAGCAACAGCACTGCCCTGCGGCAAAATCGTAGACAAAATCGGAAGAAAAAAACCACTAATCGCAGCTTGGATTTTGTTCATTCCAGGACTTGTTGCATTCGTTTATGGAAACCCCATAATAATCGCCATGTGTTTACTTTGTTTTGGAGTAGCCCTGATTTTAGCAAACAGCGCATACTCTGCATTAATGGCAGACTTTGTTGTCAGAGAAAAACGTGGAAAAGTAATCGGTAGCACAAATTTCTTTTTTAACATCTTAAGCGGTTTAGGTCAACTCTCAGGCGGAATCATGTATGAATACGTGTCTCCGGCTCTTCCTTTTTTTACTGCTGCAATTCTGTTTGTCCCATGTCTTGTTTTGACCGTTTTGAAAGTTCAGGAACCAACAAAAAGAGAACAATAA
- a CDS encoding HisA/HisF-related TIM barrel protein: MKVIPVIDVLNGVAVHGKRGERNQYKPLKSCLLKSTNPLTIASFFEAVGFTKLYLADLDAILGKPMNLNLIKQIAQTTNLDFMVDSGASELKRVQEVLDAKVSKVIIGSETLQSLDFVKQSIERFGENNVTISIDQKNGKLLTKSSLLSSLDVFSFVKKLEGLGVTEIILLDLSRVGTEFGVDLQFIKHLVEKTKVDVIVGGGIRSFTELDELNKIGVTGALVATTLHDRTLSFDDLKSANFF; this comes from the coding sequence ATGAAAGTTATTCCTGTGATTGACGTTTTAAATGGTGTTGCAGTCCACGGCAAACGAGGGGAAAGAAACCAGTACAAACCCCTAAAAAGTTGTCTTTTAAAGTCCACAAACCCGTTGACTATTGCTTCTTTTTTTGAAGCCGTAGGGTTTACTAAGTTATATTTGGCTGATTTGGATGCAATCTTAGGCAAACCAATGAACCTGAATCTAATCAAACAGATTGCTCAAACAACAAACCTTGATTTTATGGTTGACTCCGGTGCCTCAGAGCTAAAACGTGTCCAAGAAGTTCTGGATGCTAAAGTTTCAAAGGTCATAATCGGTTCAGAAACTTTACAAAGTTTAGATTTTGTAAAGCAATCAATTGAACGCTTTGGAGAAAACAATGTTACAATTAGCATAGACCAAAAAAATGGAAAACTACTCACCAAATCATCGTTGCTTTCTTCTTTAGATGTTTTTTCCTTTGTCAAAAAGCTTGAGGGCTTAGGTGTAACAGAAATTATTCTTTTGGATTTAAGCCGTGTCGGGACTGAGTTTGGTGTTGATTTGCAGTTCATCAAACATCTTGTTGAAAAGACCAAAGTTGACGTAATTGTTGGTGGTGGAATCCGAAGTTTCACTGAATTAGATGAACTAAACAAAATTGGGGTTACTGGAGCATTAGTTGCTACTACATTACATGATAGAACACTTAGTTTCGATGACCTGAAATCTGCAAATTTCTTTTAG
- a CDS encoding ATP-grasp domain-containing protein has protein sequence MNLLILEWISGGGYSGQKLSSTILSEGYAMLRCIISDCKTAGHTVTTFLDQRLTTFNPPNKADKIIHISSRDGFYKKLSEISSIFDGVYVIAPESGKILENLVKTVEKSGGISLNCNSESIKRVSNKMTTYETLKKHGLQVPETILVKNDEKVNIIKGLAEKLGYPVIFKPLDGVSCAGLSVVDTENDIAMAQRKVAKESTSEQFIIQKQIRGKNASVCVFSDGNKSVSATVNQQFVTLASPEDESKYYGGIVPYNHPLEKEALKAAEKAVEVMKELKGYVGVDIVLTDMEPVVMEINPRLTVSYIGLKKAVNFNPAQAIINATVEGKLPKKVQKTGYTLFSKVTVPTRGTQDIKQTYNMKAVVSPPFPVEKNEISYGLVAVDSITSNGARSAFYRTKKQLLNIYRGGA, from the coding sequence TTGAACCTTTTGATACTAGAATGGATTTCTGGAGGCGGATACTCAGGTCAAAAACTTTCAAGCACTATCCTTAGCGAAGGCTACGCAATGCTGAGATGTATAATTTCAGACTGTAAAACAGCAGGACACACAGTTACCACATTTCTAGACCAAAGACTAACAACTTTTAATCCACCCAACAAAGCAGACAAAATAATTCATATATCATCCCGTGATGGTTTCTACAAAAAATTATCAGAAATTTCAAGTATATTTGATGGCGTTTATGTTATTGCACCAGAATCAGGCAAAATTTTAGAAAATCTAGTAAAAACAGTAGAAAAATCTGGAGGAATTTCGCTTAACTGCAACTCTGAATCCATAAAACGGGTTTCAAACAAGATGACAACCTATGAAACACTGAAAAAGCATGGGCTTCAAGTTCCAGAAACAATTTTAGTGAAAAATGATGAAAAGGTCAACATCATTAAGGGTTTAGCCGAAAAGCTGGGTTATCCAGTGATTTTTAAGCCCCTTGATGGAGTCAGCTGCGCTGGATTAAGTGTTGTAGACACAGAAAACGACATTGCAATGGCACAAAGGAAAGTTGCAAAAGAGTCAACAAGTGAGCAGTTTATAATTCAAAAACAGATTAGAGGAAAAAACGCTAGTGTATGTGTATTCTCTGATGGAAACAAATCGGTGTCTGCTACGGTGAATCAACAGTTTGTAACTTTGGCTTCACCAGAAGATGAGTCAAAATACTACGGGGGAATTGTTCCGTACAATCACCCATTAGAAAAAGAAGCACTAAAAGCTGCAGAAAAAGCAGTTGAAGTTATGAAGGAATTAAAGGGTTATGTGGGCGTAGACATTGTATTAACTGACATGGAACCGGTTGTGATGGAAATTAACCCACGGCTTACTGTATCTTATATCGGCTTAAAAAAAGCCGTGAATTTCAATCCCGCTCAAGCAATAATTAATGCCACAGTTGAAGGAAAGTTACCAAAAAAGGTCCAAAAGACAGGATACACACTATTTTCCAAAGTAACAGTTCCAACAAGGGGCACCCAAGACATCAAACAAACCTACAACATGAAAGCAGTTGTGTCACCACCATTTCCGGTTGAAAAAAATGAAATATCATATGGTTTAGTTGCTGTTGATTCAATTACTAGTAATGGCGCTAGGTCAGCGTTTTACCGAACAAAAAAACAGTTGCTTAACATCTATCGTGGAGGAGCCTAA
- a CDS encoding H4MPT-linked C1 transfer pathway protein: MVYVLGLDIGGANTKATLLKSEQGKVIERKTVLEYFPVWKKEKSQFSELIKKIKKTLVNSTILDGVGVTITAELSDAYMTKREGINHVLDCVIQVFGDVPVFVLDVEANLLSVTQALKEPLKVSSANWAATGWLVSRLIKNGIVVDVGSTTASIIPIINGKVAAHGKTDLEKLQNGELVYSGSLRTNVAAIVKAVPVKGKTTRVCSELFAQSGDVHLILGNISKEDYTAETCDGRGKTKQETIARLARVVSADTDMLTDQEILYMAEFVYEKQVEQISEGLNQVYESTKLPKESIKIVVTGLGRNFLARKAAQQVGFSKIMDMKDILDADSAVVSPSVGVALMTANYLEGKTTTWKQS; encoded by the coding sequence GTGGTATATGTTCTGGGATTGGATATTGGTGGCGCCAATACTAAAGCAACGTTGTTGAAAAGTGAACAAGGTAAGGTTATCGAACGAAAAACGGTTCTAGAATATTTTCCGGTATGGAAGAAAGAAAAGAGTCAGTTTTCAGAATTGATAAAAAAGATTAAGAAAACTTTGGTCAACTCTACAATTCTAGATGGGGTTGGGGTTACTATAACTGCAGAGCTTTCTGATGCATACATGACAAAAAGAGAAGGAATCAATCACGTTTTGGATTGTGTTATACAAGTTTTTGGTGATGTGCCAGTTTTTGTTCTTGATGTTGAAGCTAATTTGTTATCGGTTACGCAAGCTTTGAAAGAGCCACTTAAGGTTTCGTCGGCTAATTGGGCGGCAACGGGTTGGCTTGTTTCTCGATTAATCAAAAATGGGATAGTTGTTGATGTTGGAAGCACCACCGCCAGCATTATTCCAATAATTAATGGAAAAGTCGCTGCACACGGCAAAACTGATTTAGAAAAGCTCCAAAATGGAGAACTTGTTTATTCAGGGTCGTTGCGGACAAATGTTGCTGCAATCGTTAAGGCTGTTCCTGTAAAAGGAAAAACAACGCGAGTTTGTTCAGAACTTTTTGCACAGTCAGGTGATGTTCATCTGATTCTAGGTAACATATCAAAAGAAGATTACACCGCAGAAACATGCGATGGACGCGGAAAAACCAAACAGGAAACCATTGCTAGGTTAGCTCGGGTTGTATCTGCAGACACAGATATGCTAACAGATCAAGAGATACTGTATATGGCCGAGTTTGTTTACGAAAAGCAGGTTGAGCAGATTTCTGAAGGGTTAAATCAAGTTTATGAAAGCACCAAGTTGCCTAAAGAAAGCATAAAAATTGTAGTTACTGGCCTAGGCAGAAACTTTTTGGCTCGAAAAGCTGCACAACAAGTTGGCTTTAGTAAAATCATGGACATGAAAGACATACTAGATGCCGATTCGGCAGTTGTTTCACCATCAGTTGGGGTGGCCCTTATGACGGCTAATTATTTGGAGGGAAAAACAACAACATGGAAGCAATCTTGA
- a CDS encoding (5-formylfuran-3-yl)methyl phosphate synthase: MKLLVSVVNKTEAHDSIKGGADIIDVKNPKEGSLGANFPHVIQTVKQVMPKNLELSATIGDLPNLPGTASLAALGAAVSGADYVKAGLFGVKNTEEATILMTEVVKAVKDYNSNLKIIASGYADFESVGCVSPLDLPEVADSSGADGVLIDVKIKDGKSNLFTFLKDIQLAEFVTKAHEHNLLAALAGSLTPSDIPMLHLLGADIIGVRGAVCAKKDRVYGKLEQEKVAEFVEALNAV; this comes from the coding sequence ATGAAACTGCTAGTTAGCGTTGTAAACAAAACCGAAGCCCATGACAGCATCAAAGGCGGAGCGGATATAATCGACGTTAAAAACCCCAAAGAAGGCTCCCTTGGAGCAAACTTTCCTCATGTAATACAAACAGTTAAACAGGTTATGCCCAAAAACCTAGAATTAAGCGCCACCATCGGGGATTTGCCTAATTTGCCTGGAACTGCTTCATTGGCTGCTCTTGGTGCTGCAGTTTCTGGCGCAGATTATGTTAAAGCCGGTCTTTTTGGCGTAAAAAACACAGAAGAAGCAACTATTCTGATGACTGAAGTAGTTAAAGCAGTAAAAGACTACAATTCTAACTTGAAAATAATTGCGTCTGGATATGCTGACTTTGAATCGGTTGGATGCGTAAGTCCTCTTGACCTTCCAGAAGTTGCAGACTCTTCAGGTGCTGATGGTGTGCTTATTGACGTTAAAATAAAAGATGGAAAAAGCAACCTGTTCACTTTTCTAAAGGATATACAACTAGCAGAATTTGTCACAAAAGCCCATGAACACAATTTACTTGCTGCCCTTGCAGGCTCTTTAACCCCTAGTGACATTCCAATGCTGCACCTTTTGGGCGCCGACATCATTGGGGTTAGAGGAGCCGTTTGTGCCAAAAAAGATCGAGTATATGGAAAACTTGAACAAGAAAAAGTTGCAGAATTCGTCGAAGCACTTAATGCAGTATAA